The window TCCGTCCTGGAGAGAAGATGATATAACCAGCTGAACTAGTGACCATTCGTGATTACTTCACAACACCAACCATTAAGAACCGAACTCCAGCACAGATTCGAAGAATTTCTGAAATTACAAAAGCAATTTTTTCAAAGCAGCTAAAATCATAAATGCTAAAAAATATTTGCTGAAAATCATTAACAGTTTTCTGAAATGGGAACATATTTTGTAATTCCAAAACAAAATTTGGAAAAGCAAACTTTTTTTTGTGGGGAATGTAAAGCGAACATTATTCTGAATCTCCTAAAAAATGGAAACATCAACATTTAATAAAAAATTATAAACAATTTTTAAGTTCCAAATAATTTTTCAAAACGGGGACATGTTTTGAACcacccgaacattttttgaaacttgtgaacaaaaatttgaaactgaACAATTTCAAAACTCAAAAATGAAACTATGCACATTTTTTTAAATTTGCGAACAATTTATTTAAAACGGGAACATGTTTTGAACCgcttgaacatattttgaaatttgaGAACAAAAATAATGAAAACAGGAATATTTTTTGAAACTCCGAACAAAATTcaaaagcacaaacattttttggatcaatgaacaaaatttgaatacgggaacactttttgaaattccaaacaaaatttaaaaaaatgaacAGTTTTAAAACTCCCGAACAAAATTTCAAAACGCGAATAATATTTtaaaaagtgaacattttttgaatatgtgaatttTTCTTGAAATCGGAAACAATTTTCTGAAACTCCGGAACAAAACAcaaacaaaattttgaaaatcgaacattttttgaaaatatgaaCGTTTTTTGTAAAAGAGAACATTTttgaaaaaggaaaacaaaaaacaaaaagaaaagaaacaataaacaaaaaaggaaaagaaaaaggaatcagaataaagaaaaagaaaaggaatgaAAAAAaacggttcaggaaccttctagaaggtttccaAAACCAGAGAACAAATTCtgaaacagagaacaaatttgaaaaatcccgaacaaatttggaagagcgaacatttttagaatatatgaacaaaaaattgaaatctAGTTCATTTTCTGAATTTCAaaagttttgaacttttttgtgTATCAAGAACAATTTTTGTATTTtgcgaacattttttcaaaaactgaacaattttttttgaaacacaaacaaaacttaaattttttgatattttttgaaaaaaagagaagaaaagaaaaagaaataaaaagtaaataaaaataaaatcctaAACGTTTtgtaaaaataaaatagaaaaatatcAAAAAGAAAGGagcaagaagaaaaaaaaaagacagaaaaaagaaggggaaaaacgaaaaaaggaaagaaaaatcaaaaagaaaaaaccGGTTCAGAAACCTTCTAGAAAGTTCCTAAAACCGGAAAAAACCGGCTTGGAACATtcatagaaggttcccaaaaccagtagGATTGGAACGCTTAACAGGCTGGCCCGCCCACGAACGCTCGAGCGATAGGGTGTGCGGAACCCCGACTGTTTGCCGCAAAGAGCGGCAAATAGGATTTTCCCCGGCCAACGCACACGGGCGTCCAATAGGATTCGCCCACAAGGTGAACCCGGCAAAGTCGCTTCAGCCCACGTGAGGGTGGATGGGCCGCCTCCATGTCGCCCGGTCAGATCTGCCGTCGCCCGCCGGGCGCCGGCCTTCCCACCACTCGCGCACCCAATCAAGCCCCTCCTCGCGTCCGATACGCGCGAGGCCGGGGAACCCCACACCTGAAGTCCAGGCGAGTGTGCTCGCTTGTCTCGACGGTCGCCGTCCTAGATCTGAACCTGTCAGGCGACGACCTTTCCTCCTCCGTTGCCGCCCTCGCCCCGGTCCACTCCGGCGGCCCCTTCGCCCTCTTTAAACCCCAGCACCTCAATCACCtcttcactccaccgccgccgaaaTCCAGGCCCTAGCGCGACTTCGCCATGGCCGCAgcactcctcctcctgctcctcctcctggtGCCGCCCGTCGGCCTCATCGCCGCTCTCGCCTTCCTGACCCGGCCACGGGCCGCGCGAATCCCGCTCAAGGGCCGCCACGTCTTCATCACCGGCGGGTCCAGTGGCATCGGGCTCGCCCTCGCCACGGCCGCCGCGCGGGAGGGCGCGCGGGTCTCCATCCTCGCGCGCAACGCCGCCCGCCTCGACGACGCGCGCGCCGCCATCAGGCTTGCCACGGGACAGGACGTCGGGGTCCACCAGGCCGACGTGCGGGATGCCGCCGCCGTGGCACGCGCACTCGACGAGGCCGGGCCAGTCGACGTGCTCGTCTGCAACCACGGCGTGTTCGTGCCGCAGGAGCTGGAGAAGCAGGACATGGAGGAGGTCAAGTGGATGGTGGACATCAACCTCATGGGGACCTTCCACCTCATCAAGGCCGCGCTCCCTGCCATGAAGGCACGCACCCGCGAGACCAGTCTCCCGGCGTCCATTGCCATCATGTCATCGCAGGCTGGTCAGGTATACAGTATACAGGGTTCTTTCGCTGCTTTGCCAACAATGCAGCTAAAGTGTTTGATGTAATGTCTCATGATGGGAGATAAAGCTCAAATGATATCTTTGCTGTAGGTTGGTGTTTATGGGTATACTGCTTACTCCGCGAGCAAGTTCGCACTAACTGGACTTGCAGAGTCGCTGCAGCATGAGGTCGTTTCGGACGATATTCATGTGTCGCTGATCTTCCCTCCTGACACAGAGACACCGGGTCTTGTCGAGGGTATGTATTGATAATATATGTTTGAACTTTGAAGTGATTGCTGAATTATCTAATTAACTTACAATCTTCTTTCCCGTCGAATTTCTCACATGATACAAAAATTATTAGATGATTTACATCTCTGAAGATTGTGACACGGTTGAGTAATTGGTGTAGTTGAGACGCTTTTTAGATCCTCAAAATTTCAAGCTTATGTACTGATGAAAATGTAATGCAAACAGTTTACTTAAAGGATCATAAGACCAGTACAACCGAAACCATTTGATTAGTTATGCCTACCAGTAAATTTGCATTGACAAAGTGATGAACTGATCTTATGTAGATATAATTTCACTGCTAGTTAAATAGCCTTATTTGATTCTTGCAAGCTGCACTGTCCTGATGGAAGAACGGAAAAAAAATATAGTTCTGATTTTTGGTATGATTTTTAAGACCATGAACATTtcattttttttctagaatatgcaCAAGCGTGCATATCATATATTGATAGGAGAAAATGGGTGCGAGAACCCTCCACCTGACCATGTACATTTcatactccctcagttcctaaatagtataagtctttctagagatttctgtgcggactacatacggatgtatatagacgtattttactgTGTTGATTCACTCAttgtgctccgtatgtagtccatattggaatctctaaaaggacttatatttaggaacggagggagtagttcttaaCAGACCCAATTctggagctactccctccgttctggatTAGGGGACCAGCTGTGCACATtagtgttgtactccctccgttcagaaataagtggcatggttttagttcaaagttcaaatttgaactataaccaTGCCCCTTATGTCCGAACGGAGGGAATATCCAGTTCACATTCATTTCACACTTTACtctcaaaaagaaaaataaaaagagtgCATATTCATACAGTGAAACTGAAGCATGACGGGTACTTGGCTGTTTTCTTATTGGTTGCAGAGAAGAAAAAGAGGCCAGAGCTTACCACTATCATAGCAGATTCATCTGGTGGAATGAAGGCTGATGATGTTGCTATGAAGGCTCTAAACGGCATCAAATCTGGGAGGTTTATTGTCCCCTGCAATTTCGAGGGAGCAATGTTAGCTATAGCCACTTCTGGTCTAACCCCCCAGAGTTCCCCGTTAATTGCATTCGTGGAGGTGATCGGTGCTGGACTGATGCGATTTGTAGCACTATGTTTCCAGTGGAATTGGTTCTCTACTATTGAGAACTGGTACGCCAAGAACAAGAAACATGGGTGAAAGCCCAAACTAGCCCTGAGATTCCCAGATTTTCATAGGACTTTATACAACCAATAATGTACATTGTTATCCCTGCACTGAATGTATATCCCGGTTGTATTTTGGGATACAAAATGTATATCTGGGTTATTATTTTTGACCAGATATACTTAGCACGTTGTACACTTGTACTGGACAGAAAGTTAATAGTCCCCTTTTGCCTGTGTTCTAATCT is drawn from Triticum dicoccoides isolate Atlit2015 ecotype Zavitan chromosome 6B, WEW_v2.0, whole genome shotgun sequence and contains these coding sequences:
- the LOC119324994 gene encoding 3-dehydrosphinganine reductase TSC10A-like; the protein is MAAALLLLLLLLVPPVGLIAALAFLTRPRAARIPLKGRHVFITGGSSGIGLALATAAAREGARVSILARNAARLDDARAAIRLATGQDVGVHQADVRDAAAVARALDEAGPVDVLVCNHGVFVPQELEKQDMEEVKWMVDINLMGTFHLIKAALPAMKARTRETSLPASIAIMSSQAGQVGVYGYTAYSASKFALTGLAESLQHEVVSDDIHVSLIFPPDTETPGLVEEKKKRPELTTIIADSSGGMKADDVAMKALNGIKSGRFIVPCNFEGAMLAIATSGLTPQSSPLIAFVEVIGAGLMRFVALCFQWNWFSTIENWYAKNKKHG